CTGTTCCGCGAGAGGATATCAGCCACCAGCATTCAGTATTTCAAGATGGCGTCCCTGCCAAGCAGGGCTCCAGCCAAATGGTGGTTAGCTTCAGTGGTCAGGAGAAAACCAGCGCATTCAGCACGGCATCAACGATACGAGTAAAGGCTAGCACATTTAAAGAACGCACCTTCGGGCGCTAGGTCCCCGCACGCGCTGATCTTGACCGGTCGCTCAGCACCGAAAACCTGGAGGACGATGTTGGCGCAGTAGTTTCCCAGCGTAAGCAAAACCGATCCACCGAGCTTCTTGATGAACACACGGCTCAGTTTGCCCATCGGATAGCCAAATGTGGAATGCAGATAGCGCACTTCTCCTATAGTGCCGTTCCTAAGGAGCTCCTCCATGTGCTTATACGAAGGCAGGAAGCGGCTCCACAGGGCCTGCATTGTCACGGTGGTTAATATTTGAATGTCATCACTTTTCATACATTATTTCTCATGACAGTCACTAAAATTACTTGAATACACTATAGCACTGGAATAAATCACTCTGGCAATCATGGGCAACTCATGCATCCTACTCATTCTTCGCGGAATAAAACAACGCAGCAAGTTGTAAATAAAAGCAACAAATAACCTTGCCTTAATGCAACCTACGCACGATATAGCGTACGGTGATTCCTTTTCTTGGCAGACCGCGGATAGCTGAAACGACACTACGCGTTTGTGTGAAAGCGCTCAGCAGGCTTCCCGTTACGAAgtgcttcagctttttttttttaacataccCTGCGACGTTTTACTCTGGGCTGAGCGAAGAGAAAAGCTTGTATAACTATAAAGGAATCCTGGATAGCAGAAGCACAAATCTGAGTCCTTGAAAATCTGAAGATGATAAATCGAAACGCATAAGCTGTAAACAGCACTTCGACCTGTATGGTAATataagaaagtgtaagaattcaCCCTCAGTATTGTGCGAAATAAAAATGGTCTGACCACAATTTGGTCATAGTTTTCTCAATCTCAAACAATTAAAAATAGGCCCGGACTTCCCTGATGCCTTTTATATCCCGACCGACTCTTACGATATGTGGCCTTTTGGCTGAGCACTTTTAAGGTGCCCTGTTATGGGATTCCAGTCACAAACGAAGTTCGGTCAACCGAGAGCTGATTTAGTCTAACTGAAGTGTTCCTAATAGAGTCATGTCCTCCGTTTGACCACGTGTAATTGATCTTACATAAGATCATTGACTCCGGAGTACAAAATACAGTGGAGCTATTTGAGCAGTCTAATGTGCTACAGATACGCATTTTCTCGCATGCAAACCTCCATAAGGAAGAGCTTCTTCTCCTTGGCTATTCGGCAGATGTCTTCGGTGTCCCGACGGTTCATGGTGAGGGGTTTCTCGCAGAGAATGTGTTTGCCATTCTCCAGGAGTAGCTTCAGAGTCGGGTAGTGGTCCGGGTGAAGGGAGCCAACGTACGCCACCTCTGCACAAAAAGCACCAAATTTGACTCGAGCTACAACTGTTTGGAAACTGTATTGTAACTCGATCAGAGCCTGTTCAAATCCTTCGCTTGACAGGGGGTACTCTTGTGCATCAAAACTCGTTACATTGACGAGTCATTTTACGCATGTTTTACGCAAGACGATTCTAGCAAtcacctttttttttgtgcgcataACAGTTAACTTGTTTTTCTCTTGTTTACAGTAATTTTTGTAGACTTTGCTTGTTTGTGAAATATGTGTGCGTGTAGTTTTCAACTCTGTATAGGAATGGTCGACATTATTGTAGCCTACCTTCCTATCGGTGTGCAATTATTAAGAAACAACAACACAACGGTAACGTGAAACCTACTTGCTGAGAATAGTACTAGTCTATATTGAGAACAAATTAAGCATTTTCGTTATTATCTATTAGGTATTATGCATCCTGAATTAATAACTCGTATTGCAACTAGAATGTTTCACTGAGCAGCGCATGACAAATTATGAGGCAGACGTGGCTAAGAGAATGTAAATCACGCATATTCTAAATATATATTGTCCCTAAGTGTTTCCAAATCTATAGACAGTACCGCTGCGCTGGTAGCACTGGTGTCTCAAAGCGTGTGCTTTCCGTTTCTTACCCACATCTGGGTCCCTTGCCAGCTCCTCGTAAGTCGAATATACTTTGTTGATGCGGTGCAGCTCGGCGAACTTCTTCGCATTCTCGACGTCTCTTCCAGCGACAGCCACAATCTGAGTGAAAGCCAAGAAAACAACCAATGCAGTTATCACCATTACAGTAATCACACAGGCTAAGTTCAGTGAAAAACGTC
This Dermacentor silvarum isolate Dsil-2018 chromosome 6, BIME_Dsil_1.4, whole genome shotgun sequence DNA region includes the following protein-coding sequences:
- the LOC119455607 gene encoding trans-1,2-dihydrobenzene-1,2-diol dehydrogenase translates to MAPTRWGIVAAGRICNDFADCLNNLPRDEHQIVAVAGRDVENAKKFAELHRINKVYSTYEELARDPDVEVAYVGSLHPDHYPTLKLLLENGKHILCEKPLTMNRRDTEDICRIAKEKKLFLMEALWSRFLPSYKHMEELLRNGTIGEVRYLHSTFGYPMGKLSRVFIKKLGGSVLLTLGNYCANIVLQVFGAERPVKISACGDLAPEGVDQAVAVAMEYSGGRLATFALSGIVKLPGTAEIVGTKGKITLHPPFHAPTCVESPAGKVEFQLPPTSVPHNFPNTAGLRYQAEEVRRCLREGLLESPKMTHQDSLLIAEMLDEILKQVGVEY